A window of the Halichoerus grypus chromosome 2, mHalGry1.hap1.1, whole genome shotgun sequence genome harbors these coding sequences:
- the PLD2 gene encoding phospholipase D2 isoform X1 encodes MRDPGTGWRMAATPSSLFPSGGDLDSSQLHMEPDELDTLREGEDPADRMHPFLAIYDLQPVKTHPLVFAPGVPVTAQVVGTERYTSGSKVGTCTLYSVRLTHGAFTWTTKKKFRHFQELHRDLLRHKVLMSLLPLARFGMAHPPAREATNREIPSLPRVSPEGSARHASSKQKYLENYLNRLLTMSFYRNYHAMTEFLEVSRLSFIPDLGSKGLEGVVRKRSGGHRVPGLTCCGRDQVCYRWSKRWLVVKDSFLLYMSLETGTISFVQLFDPGFEVQVGKRSTEARYGVRIDTSHRSLILKCGSYRQARWWGQEITELAQGPGRDFIQLHQHDSYAPPRPGTLARWFVNGAGYFAALADAILRAQEEIFITDWWLSPEIYLKRPAHSDDWRLDIMLKKKAEEGVRVSILLFKEVELALGINSGYSKRVLLQLHPNIKVMRHPDQVTLWAHHEKLLVVDQAVAFLGGLDLAYGRWDDLRYRLTDLGDPSGPVAPQPAPLGSDTPGSPDLSQNQLFWLGKDYSNLITKDWVQLDRPFEDFIDRETTPRMPWRDVGVAVHGLPARDLARHFIQRWNFTKMTKAKYKIPRYPYLLPKSTSTADQLPFTLPGGQCATVQVLRSVDRWSAGTLENSILNAYLHTIRESRHFLYIENQFFISCSDGRTVLNKVGDEIVDRILKAHKLGQCFRVYVLLPLLPGFEGDITTGGGNSIQAILHFTYRTLCRGEYSILHRLKAAMGTAWRDYMSICGLRTHGELGGHPVSELIYIHSKMLIADDRTVIIGSANINDRSLLGKRDSELAVLIEDTEMEPSLMDGRDYQAGRFALSLRKHCFSVILGADARPDLDLRDPVCDDFFQLWQDTAGNNANIYEQIFRCLPSNATHSLRALREYVAVEPLATVSPPLARSELTQVQGHLVHFPLKFLEDESLLPTLGSKEGVMPLEVWT; translated from the exons GATGGCGGCGACCCCCTCGAGCCTCTTCCCCTCTGGGGGCGACCTGGACTCTAGCCAGTTGCACATGGAGCCCGATGAGTTGGACActctgagggagggagaggacccAG CTGACCGGATGCACCCCTTTCTGGCCATCTACGACCTGCAGCCTGTGAAAACGCACCCCTTGGTGTTCGCCCCTGGGGTCCCGGTCACGGCCCAAGTGGTGGGCACTGAAAGATACACCAGTGGATCCAAG gtgGGGACCTGCACCCTGTATTCTGTCCGCTTGACGCATGGCGCCTTTACCTGGACGACCAAGAAGAAGTTCCGTCATTTCCAGGAGCTGCATCGGGACCTCCTGAGACACAAAGTCTTGATGAGCCTGCTCCCTCTGGCGCG CTTTGGCATGGCCCACCCTCCAGCCCGGGAGGCCACCAACCGAGAGATACCCTCTCTGCCCCGAGTGAGTCCTGAGGGCTCCGCCAGACATGCGTCCAGCAAACAG AAGTACCTGGAGAATTACCTCAACCGCCTCCTGACCATGTCTTTCTACCGCAACTACCACGCCATG ACAGAATTTCTGGAAGTCAGTCGGCTGTCCTTTATCCCAGACCTTGGCTCCAAAGGACT GGAGGGAGTGGTCCGGAAGCGCTCCGGGGGCCACCGAGTTCCTGGCCTCACGTGCTGCGGCCGAGACCAAGTTTGTTACCGCTGGTCCAAGAG GTGGCTGGTGGTGAAGGACTCCTTCCTGCTGTACATGAGCTTGGAGACGGGCACCATCTCCTTTGTTCAGCTCTTCGACCCTGGCTTCGAGGTGCAGGTGGGGAAAAGGAGCACGGAGGCGCGCTACGGGGTCAGGATCGACACCTCCCACAG GTCCCTGATTCTCAAGTGCGGCAGCTACCGGCAGGCACGGTGGTGGGGCCAGGAGATCACTGAGCTGGCCCAGGGCCCCGGCAGAGACTTCATACAGCTGCACCAGCATGACAGCtacgccccgccccggcccgggaCCCTGGCCCGGTG GTTTGTGAATGGGGCAGGTTACTTTGCTGCCCTGGCAGATGCCATCCTACGAGCTCAAGAGGAGATTTTCATCACAGATTGGTG GTTGAGTCCTGAGATTTACCTGAAGCGTCCGGCCCATTCAGATGACTGGAGGCTTGACATTATGCTCAAGAAGAAGGCG GAGGAGGGTGTCCGTGTGTCCATCCTGCTGTTTAAGGAAGTGGAGTTGGCCTTGGGCATTAACAGCGGCTACAGCAAGAGAGTTCTGTTGCAGCTGCACCCCAACATAAAG GTCATGCGCCACCCAGACCAGGTGACCCTGTGGGCCCATCACGAGAAGCTCCTGGTCGTGGACCAAGCAGTGGCCTTCCTGGGGGGGCTGGACCTCGCCTACGGCCGCTGGGATGACCTGCGCTACCGCCTGACTGACCTCGGGGACCCCTCTGGACCAGTGGCCCCGCAG CCTGCCCCCCTGGGCTCCGACACTCCAGGAAGCCCAGACCTCTCGCAAAACCAACTCTTCTGGCTGGGCAAAGACTACAGCAATCTTATCACGAAGGACTGGGTGCAGCTGGACCGGCCTTTTGAGG ATTTCATTGACAGGGAGACCACACCGCGGATGCCATGGCGGGACGTTGGGGTGGCCGTGCACGGTCTCCCCGCCCGGGACCTGGCTCGGCATTTCATCCAGCGCTGGAACTTCACCAAG ATGACCAAGGCCAAGTACAAGATACCCAGGTACCCCTACCTGCTGCCCAAATCCACCAGCACTGCAGACCAGCTCCCCTTCACGCTCCCAGGGGGGCAGTGCGCCACGGTTCAG gtcTTGCGGTCTGTGGACCGCTGGTCAGCAGGGACTTTGGAGAATTCCATCCTCAATGCCTACCTGCACACCATCAGGGAGAGCCGGCACTTTCTCTATATCGAG AATCAGTTCTTCATTAGCTGCTCAGATGGGCGGACCGTTCTCAACAAGGTGGGCGATGAGATTGTGGATAGAATCCTGAAGGCCCACAA ACTTGGGCAGTGCTTCCGAGTCTACGTGCTTTTGCCCCTGCTGCCCGGTTTTGAGGGTGACATCACTACAGGTGGTGGGAACTCCATCCAGGCCATTCTGCACTTCACCTACAG GACCCTGTGCCGTGGGGAGTATTCGATCCTGCATCGCCTCAAAGCAGCCA TGGGGACAGCGTGGCGAGACTATATGTCCATCTGTGGGCTTCGCACCCATGGCGAGCTGGGCGGGCACCCGGTCTCAGAGCTGATCTATATCCACAGCAAGATGCTCATCGCTGATGACCGGACAGTCATCATTG GCTCCGCCAACATCAATGACCGCAGCTTGCTGGGGAAGCGGGACAGTGAGCTGGCCGTGCTGATCGAGGACACCGAGATGGAGCCATCCCTCATGGACGGCAGGGACTATCAGGCCGGCAGGTTCGCCTTGAGTTTGCGGAAGCATTGCTTCAG TGTGATTCTTGGGGCAGATGCCCGGCCAGACCTGGATCTCCGAGACCCTGTGTGTGATGACTTCTTCCAGCTGTGGCAAGACACAGCTGGGAACAATGCCAACATCTATGAGCAG ATCTTCCGCTGCCTGCCATCCAATGCCACGCACTCCCTGCGGGCACTCCGCGAGTACGTGGCCGTGGAGCCCCTGGCCACAGTCAGCCCACCTCTGGCCAGGTCTGAGCTCACCCAGGTCCAGGGCCACCTGGTCCACTTTCCCCTCAAGTTCCTGGAGGATGAGTCTTTGCTGCCCACCCTGGGGAGCAAGGAAGGCGTGATGCCCCTCGAAGTGTGGACATAG
- the PLD2 gene encoding phospholipase D2 isoform X2: MAATPSSLFPSGGDLDSSQLHMEPDELDTLREGEDPADRMHPFLAIYDLQPVKTHPLVFAPGVPVTAQVVGTERYTSGSKVGTCTLYSVRLTHGAFTWTTKKKFRHFQELHRDLLRHKVLMSLLPLARFGMAHPPAREATNREIPSLPRVSPEGSARHASSKQKYLENYLNRLLTMSFYRNYHAMTEFLEVSRLSFIPDLGSKGLEGVVRKRSGGHRVPGLTCCGRDQVCYRWSKRWLVVKDSFLLYMSLETGTISFVQLFDPGFEVQVGKRSTEARYGVRIDTSHRSLILKCGSYRQARWWGQEITELAQGPGRDFIQLHQHDSYAPPRPGTLARWFVNGAGYFAALADAILRAQEEIFITDWWLSPEIYLKRPAHSDDWRLDIMLKKKAEEGVRVSILLFKEVELALGINSGYSKRVLLQLHPNIKVMRHPDQVTLWAHHEKLLVVDQAVAFLGGLDLAYGRWDDLRYRLTDLGDPSGPVAPQPAPLGSDTPGSPDLSQNQLFWLGKDYSNLITKDWVQLDRPFEDFIDRETTPRMPWRDVGVAVHGLPARDLARHFIQRWNFTKMTKAKYKIPRYPYLLPKSTSTADQLPFTLPGGQCATVQVLRSVDRWSAGTLENSILNAYLHTIRESRHFLYIENQFFISCSDGRTVLNKVGDEIVDRILKAHKLGQCFRVYVLLPLLPGFEGDITTGGGNSIQAILHFTYRTLCRGEYSILHRLKAAMGTAWRDYMSICGLRTHGELGGHPVSELIYIHSKMLIADDRTVIIGSANINDRSLLGKRDSELAVLIEDTEMEPSLMDGRDYQAGRFALSLRKHCFSVILGADARPDLDLRDPVCDDFFQLWQDTAGNNANIYEQIFRCLPSNATHSLRALREYVAVEPLATVSPPLARSELTQVQGHLVHFPLKFLEDESLLPTLGSKEGVMPLEVWT, from the exons ATGGCGGCGACCCCCTCGAGCCTCTTCCCCTCTGGGGGCGACCTGGACTCTAGCCAGTTGCACATGGAGCCCGATGAGTTGGACActctgagggagggagaggacccAG CTGACCGGATGCACCCCTTTCTGGCCATCTACGACCTGCAGCCTGTGAAAACGCACCCCTTGGTGTTCGCCCCTGGGGTCCCGGTCACGGCCCAAGTGGTGGGCACTGAAAGATACACCAGTGGATCCAAG gtgGGGACCTGCACCCTGTATTCTGTCCGCTTGACGCATGGCGCCTTTACCTGGACGACCAAGAAGAAGTTCCGTCATTTCCAGGAGCTGCATCGGGACCTCCTGAGACACAAAGTCTTGATGAGCCTGCTCCCTCTGGCGCG CTTTGGCATGGCCCACCCTCCAGCCCGGGAGGCCACCAACCGAGAGATACCCTCTCTGCCCCGAGTGAGTCCTGAGGGCTCCGCCAGACATGCGTCCAGCAAACAG AAGTACCTGGAGAATTACCTCAACCGCCTCCTGACCATGTCTTTCTACCGCAACTACCACGCCATG ACAGAATTTCTGGAAGTCAGTCGGCTGTCCTTTATCCCAGACCTTGGCTCCAAAGGACT GGAGGGAGTGGTCCGGAAGCGCTCCGGGGGCCACCGAGTTCCTGGCCTCACGTGCTGCGGCCGAGACCAAGTTTGTTACCGCTGGTCCAAGAG GTGGCTGGTGGTGAAGGACTCCTTCCTGCTGTACATGAGCTTGGAGACGGGCACCATCTCCTTTGTTCAGCTCTTCGACCCTGGCTTCGAGGTGCAGGTGGGGAAAAGGAGCACGGAGGCGCGCTACGGGGTCAGGATCGACACCTCCCACAG GTCCCTGATTCTCAAGTGCGGCAGCTACCGGCAGGCACGGTGGTGGGGCCAGGAGATCACTGAGCTGGCCCAGGGCCCCGGCAGAGACTTCATACAGCTGCACCAGCATGACAGCtacgccccgccccggcccgggaCCCTGGCCCGGTG GTTTGTGAATGGGGCAGGTTACTTTGCTGCCCTGGCAGATGCCATCCTACGAGCTCAAGAGGAGATTTTCATCACAGATTGGTG GTTGAGTCCTGAGATTTACCTGAAGCGTCCGGCCCATTCAGATGACTGGAGGCTTGACATTATGCTCAAGAAGAAGGCG GAGGAGGGTGTCCGTGTGTCCATCCTGCTGTTTAAGGAAGTGGAGTTGGCCTTGGGCATTAACAGCGGCTACAGCAAGAGAGTTCTGTTGCAGCTGCACCCCAACATAAAG GTCATGCGCCACCCAGACCAGGTGACCCTGTGGGCCCATCACGAGAAGCTCCTGGTCGTGGACCAAGCAGTGGCCTTCCTGGGGGGGCTGGACCTCGCCTACGGCCGCTGGGATGACCTGCGCTACCGCCTGACTGACCTCGGGGACCCCTCTGGACCAGTGGCCCCGCAG CCTGCCCCCCTGGGCTCCGACACTCCAGGAAGCCCAGACCTCTCGCAAAACCAACTCTTCTGGCTGGGCAAAGACTACAGCAATCTTATCACGAAGGACTGGGTGCAGCTGGACCGGCCTTTTGAGG ATTTCATTGACAGGGAGACCACACCGCGGATGCCATGGCGGGACGTTGGGGTGGCCGTGCACGGTCTCCCCGCCCGGGACCTGGCTCGGCATTTCATCCAGCGCTGGAACTTCACCAAG ATGACCAAGGCCAAGTACAAGATACCCAGGTACCCCTACCTGCTGCCCAAATCCACCAGCACTGCAGACCAGCTCCCCTTCACGCTCCCAGGGGGGCAGTGCGCCACGGTTCAG gtcTTGCGGTCTGTGGACCGCTGGTCAGCAGGGACTTTGGAGAATTCCATCCTCAATGCCTACCTGCACACCATCAGGGAGAGCCGGCACTTTCTCTATATCGAG AATCAGTTCTTCATTAGCTGCTCAGATGGGCGGACCGTTCTCAACAAGGTGGGCGATGAGATTGTGGATAGAATCCTGAAGGCCCACAA ACTTGGGCAGTGCTTCCGAGTCTACGTGCTTTTGCCCCTGCTGCCCGGTTTTGAGGGTGACATCACTACAGGTGGTGGGAACTCCATCCAGGCCATTCTGCACTTCACCTACAG GACCCTGTGCCGTGGGGAGTATTCGATCCTGCATCGCCTCAAAGCAGCCA TGGGGACAGCGTGGCGAGACTATATGTCCATCTGTGGGCTTCGCACCCATGGCGAGCTGGGCGGGCACCCGGTCTCAGAGCTGATCTATATCCACAGCAAGATGCTCATCGCTGATGACCGGACAGTCATCATTG GCTCCGCCAACATCAATGACCGCAGCTTGCTGGGGAAGCGGGACAGTGAGCTGGCCGTGCTGATCGAGGACACCGAGATGGAGCCATCCCTCATGGACGGCAGGGACTATCAGGCCGGCAGGTTCGCCTTGAGTTTGCGGAAGCATTGCTTCAG TGTGATTCTTGGGGCAGATGCCCGGCCAGACCTGGATCTCCGAGACCCTGTGTGTGATGACTTCTTCCAGCTGTGGCAAGACACAGCTGGGAACAATGCCAACATCTATGAGCAG ATCTTCCGCTGCCTGCCATCCAATGCCACGCACTCCCTGCGGGCACTCCGCGAGTACGTGGCCGTGGAGCCCCTGGCCACAGTCAGCCCACCTCTGGCCAGGTCTGAGCTCACCCAGGTCCAGGGCCACCTGGTCCACTTTCCCCTCAAGTTCCTGGAGGATGAGTCTTTGCTGCCCACCCTGGGGAGCAAGGAAGGCGTGATGCCCCTCGAAGTGTGGACATAG